ATACGTGAAGGCATGATAATAAGCTGGTTAAACATGAAAAGATTTCCTAATCGAATTTTAAATGTTCCACCGATCGAATCctatttaacaacaacaaaagaaaaatgtggaAGTTTATGTTTAAACACTCCATTTTGTAAAAGCTTGAATATGAAACAAGAAGGACATGTGAAGTACCGCTGTGATCTACTGGATAAGAATATGTTCGAGGAGAATTGCAAGTTTGAATGGGATGAAATGACGTCACATTATGCATTTACCGTATGTAGTTACCAATAAAGCAATGATGCCTAAGATCCTTTTATAATTTTAAGTTGCCTCTAtattcattattttgatcaaaTGCTGTAGCTAAACAaatcttcaaaaatttattcttttctattttattgCTTCATTTTtgtactaaattttttttctttatgaaaCTTGAAACACTTTTAACTTAGAGCAACTGCACGAATGCGTATGATGTTTGCAACGAAACTTCAAAAATATGTATTCCTGAAGATAAGTCATCTACATACACGTGTGAAAACAAGTCTGGTGTTCAAACGaatcaaaaaaagttttgcgACAAGCCAAGTTACCGACATGGGATTAATGTAAACTGGAAATTCCCCTATTGCGGAGTCTGCCATCATTTAGGTAAACAATAAGTCctgataaataaaatgtaaaaaggtcgaaattacttcaatttaaatttataatCTCCCTTTTTTAATATGTATTCTTATATTACAGAAACTTttatgaaatattaaaaaacttagCATTAAATTATTACAGACAGATTCAAAGCAACTTGCACTCCTTATTAAACGTATTTCATATTTAGATGGGGTGTATATTCTGAGGAGAAGTTTTCATGAAAATTTTAACAGAACGTGGAATGAGTACAAGGGAGGATTCGGAAAATTTGATAGTGATTATTGGATTGGTTTAGAAATGTTACATCAACTAACGAATCCTTCTGTACATCTACAAGTTTTTATTGCTGGACCTGGACTTTCAGATCAAGGAACCacattgttttttgaaaaattttcaattgcatctGAATCTAAAAATTATCGTATAAGTTTATCCTCTTCGGGTAGGAATGTTCATTTAACCTTCAAAACACTGTTTGCATctaatctgcttaaaatttatttcaatatttttctattatggATCATGGATTCCTCAATTTTCGATCTAGTCACTGCTTTAAAAGATACTGGAAAATGTTAAGATGTTGATAAACGACCTAGTATGAAAATTGATATCTAAAGCCAGTTTTGAAATAGGTTGTCTTGTCTGCGTCTTGTCTTATATAAACAATATTCTAATTCTTTAACAATTAGGAGACAGTAAGATGGTTACTAACCACAATGGAAAAGTTTTCAGTACATTTGACAAAGGTGAGAAACAAGCTAAAGCAAAAATATTTGGTGCAGGATGGTGGTATGGCGAGATAGAGTCTGTCAATTGGTTCACTGGATATTGGAAAGAATATCTTAATGTTACTGACCCTGCTGTAACTATTACATCTTTGGATTGTATCATAACGCGCTATGTTTGAATTTCAGAGGAACACACCCAGAAGATTGTTTCTAGGGAAAGCTTTTCTGAATATGTcgtttaaaaagaagaaaaaattttatttaaaatatatcaaACAACCTATTATTTAtggtattttttcttcttttttcttttttacggatATATTTTGCAcaagttattttaaatttttttgaataagcAAATAAAATATTGATAACGACTTAATTGTCATGTTAACAAGGTAATGAAAAGAAAAGCGTTTTTGTTTGATGCTAACCATctgttattttttagtttttttttaagatttaaaaatagtCCAAGAAGGAGGAATTTGTTTGCAActttactttctttttcttgaaaGCGTAAACCATGAACAGATGTTAAAGAATATTTCCAGCTGTACTCCTGCTGGATAACAGTATTTTCAGTGGTCTTATATACAGAatatattttaatcaataaAAATTATAGCTGTGACTAATGTCTAGATAATATCTCTAAGTATGTAGTGTCATAGGAAGCGACTTTGTTTTTCCAGGCGGGGTCGCGGGGTTACGGGGGTAATAAGAACCTTGCCACCCCTCCCTGCTTCTTACGCCAATGGTAAGTcgtaaaataaaatgatatgGTTATGCtttccatatttttttgttgagATATCATGCACATACCGAACGCAGGAGTGGTTTTGattggttgttttttttaaacattgtaaTCGCACAACTATGTTTTAGAAATATATCAAGTCTAACAAAGTCAAGTTTCAATTGCATTCTCACAGAGTGTATCTGTCCTTATCTTCGAAATTTGATAACATTAGTCGTAGAttatgtgaaaaataatttactacATGTTTATCATCTTTCTTTACACCAGTCTACCCACACAAATAAGTCGCTCTAAGGCTCTATTTCGTCTATTTTTTCCTTATAATCCAACCTTGTCCCTAGGGTTTTTTGATGAGAGTTAGCTAAATGCAAGACCACATATTGACGACGAGGTTGTCTAGGTGTTCGACTAATaatcaaaacgttttttttgttACCTGCCACCTGCGCAAAATAACCAACATCACCATGACAACGCTTTAGAGTACAAAAACCTGAGCGGATGGAACATTTATTACGCAGCTtgcgaaaaaaaaacaacttaaaaaaacaaatggcCTAAATCAAGGCAGCAATGGCTTGTAgtaagaaaagaaaatgttcgaattaagtttcattgaaaacaaaacattcgaatatccacattataaaaaattttgaaacgttttttttaaccgAAGATTATTCTTCGTCAAATAAAAGAGACTATTACAATTTGACGACGGTCTGCTTATTGCTTATTGTGCTGATGAATATTTACATTAAAACAGAAGTTACTTATGTGTGTACCATCTAAAGTAAGTTTAAAATTAGCAACATTTCTTGATGATGTTTGACCATGTGTTATAGCTGGAACCGTGTGATATAATCTTAAACTTTCGATGTTTTTGTAACCACTTAATTGAGAAACGTCGATTCGATAGACGTCGTGGTTAAGAAGATTAGAATGGCTGCTTTTTTGATGGAATGATTCGGAATGATTCGGAATTTACTGCAACTTGATTTTTTGAGTCCGTAAGTATGTACCTAGTACAAGTATGCAGCTAGATATGTTTTAACGATTCTTCGGAAATGATTTTGTTTATGAGGTTAAAATTATAAAGCATGCAGTTAAGGCTTTTAGCTAAACAGCGTTTCGGATTTACCGTATAACCCGAttgaaaatagctattagtTAATAAGGTTCTTCATCCACCTTGGATGCACATAATGGCGCCAAAACTTAATATTATAGAAGTACctggggtcagaaaagataaagTCATGAAGTTTcgtttatttttgaaaaggcAAAAAAGGTTTCAATCATGTGTAGGGATAAAGTCTTGTTAAATATAAACGGAATACATCATTTAACTCTTCTTCTCCCTTGGCAATTATTTTAATCGAAAAATTGTCAATTAGTTTAATCATTTTAAAATTCTAATGGTATAACTTATAAACATGATGGTATGTTAAAGGCTATTTGCAACTGAGACAGCGTTTCATGCAATCTTTTATCTGCCATATAATGGTTTATTGGGTCGTCATATAATTTTTAATGGTTTATAGGATTATAATATGTTTTTCAAGTAGATTAGTTACGCATATTAAGAAAATTATAACGCTCACAGAGTTGTTTATTTAATGAATTGTgttatgcaaaatattttttaacaaacaaacgTTCATATAATTTAAATCAAGTCGTGATCAAAATTGAAGTACTTGGACTCAAGCACAAATAAGGTTTTATTAGAAATGGCGTTCACAAAAAATGCTGCTGATTACAAGAAACATAATCACCTTGTCcagaaaacaacatttttagaaTTGATATTAAGGTTAGACATAAAGAATGGCTTTACATGCCTTAATATTGGTTGTGGACCTGGAAATTTCACGAAACCTCTAGCAGATCTTGTTGGAGAGGATGGATATGTCCTCGGTATTGATTCTGACCAAGGCAGAATTGACCTTGCTAAGGAGACATTTTCTTCTATTTTGAATTTAGAATTTTTGTGCATAAATGGTGGAAATATACCAAGTAACCTCGAAAAATTCGTTTTTACTTTACTAAAACCAGGCGGATTGTTTGCTTTTAGTTGTCCGCTAAAAATAGCTGACGatattgtaaatatatttaaactaaTAGAGGATAAAGATGATGTGCCTCATAATGGAAATACGGAGCTTACTTCAATTCCCaagtataaacaaaaattagcaGAATATGGTTTCGAGAATATTAACGTGCACCCTACAGAACATATGTCTGTGATTCAGACACCAAATCAGTTTTTGTTATGGTTGAGCGCATCTATAATGTCCGAAATCGACATTATTGAACTGTGCCAAAAACATGAAAGTgacttaaattttaagaaaaatccaAATGGGGAATATTTGTTAAAGTACCCTCGCGTTTGCGCTATTGCGAAAAAACCCGACAAATAAACTTAAAGTTGAGAAAGTTGAATATTTTTATGACCTGTTGCTTTACCCTCGTGTATTATTATTACGTAACCCTATATATGTGTCTATAATAGTTCTTGTAATTTGTACTAAAATAGAAGAGAAATAAATTGGAGTAAAAGGGAAATAGTGTATTGCATTTaggaataataaaatttaagccTTATTTcattaagaatatttttttcgtgCGCAATGCACCTTACACATTTAGCCAGGacacccagcataatttttcttgctATCGGAGAATCAGAATAGTTCAGGTAGGATAAGCTTGCTCGCAAAAAAGTTGCCTGCGGTCAGAATATTGACTGCAGGAAGATCGCTCCTTACTCACGTGATCATTCGCCGAAAATTATTTCGGGTTTTTCTCTAAGAAATTATTTTgtgctaatttttattttgatttaggTATTTACTGTAATACAttcgtttgcgtctaagcttcgGTATGagacattttgaatttttggaAGCCCTTAAATACAGCATAGTTAACTATGCTATTATATTTTAAGCTTCACTTGTTGTTACAAGATAACTTTTATACCGTAAGTGAAGTTATTTTTTACGTctttttatttgcttattttACTTCTTATTTAACAGTCCCATAACCAGGGATACTTTTGCTTTTCTTAACTGGGCCAAAatgcaaaattgaaaaaacaaaaatgaaaagagcCCTCTGCTTCGTGAATATTCTAAAGAGaaacctcaaaaaaaaaaagaaaaaaaaagaaaaaagaaaatgaacaaaaaagaaaacaaatgacTGTCACTGGAaatgacattgttattattcaaactttacaaaaaatgttttattatcgAGCCTCCAAGTTAAGAAATAGAGCATTAATCTTTGTTACAAAAAAGAATGCAAATGACTGTACTTATTTTGGAAATTTCGCAAAAGAAAAAAGGGCCACCAAAGTTATTTAATCCACTATTATTGTCAAACAAGAAGCCGCTCGGCATCAGATTCGGAATTATTGCGAGGTTATTTTTTTCGGGGCGTGATGGAAAAACTGTCGTACAGTGTTTAGCGACTTTCCGTGGAAAACAATCCCGCCCACCCTCAATAAGCACTGAAGCACGCATCACAAATGGTTCCATATGTCTACATTGATAATATGAATCATTCCTGTTTTCCCTTCATACCTACTAGAGTATTAGATGTTGGCTACTACTTGACAATACCCGTTTTATGAAGTCCTCATAATCGTTAAAATACCTTGAAATACCTCGTTAGAATTACGCTTAGAACTTGAAATTTATAACATAATTTAAAAGAAGTCTTTCTGAACAGTTGTGACACGTGAACAAGCTTATTTGTCAAACTTTTTTCTATTTACCAGTAAATTGGGGAAAACTGATTTTTCGGGCAACTTTCGTCATTGTTTTTTCAtacaaaatgtgtaaaaaccCAAAGTTATGTTAAACTCCgaacagaatgttaaaattcgAACCAGAACTTAAGCAGATTGATGTTTAATATGCTTTGGTAATTTGCACAAATTTTCAAGATGGCGATAGTGTCACAGATGAGTTGCGGACATTAGTATAATTGATTGTcatcattttgttccttttatcacACACTACAACTGTATTAATCAATATTTCTTTGGGTGACAAtcaaaaaactattttagatTGCTGTTCAATTTAAAATAGTTAAAggttaataacaaaaaattgctCTTCTAAACATTTTTGCCAACACATCTTGAACAACTTTCcccatttgtttttattttaaaaagttgagaataaatatttttatattcaacTCTTCCAagataagtaaataaaaaaatgaacgaTCTATGCTACACAGAGGCTGATGATTGGTTGCGACACATATACCAAAAAACCTTCCCAAAACTCGCGAGGTCATAAATTGCAAAATATAGCGAAAGTAAGAGCCTGATTATATGAGGCGAATTGGCTCAGTGTTGAAACAGTTTGGCGGGTCAACCCATTTGAAAAAATTACATATTGTATGGCAAAGGTCAGCCCAGCCCAAGACCTTTACTGCTCCGGGATTAATAAAAAATGCgcgtagttttttaaaatggtcAGGggtttgaagatttccgccattagcctgaaatattttaaaatttgaagtagaccctGAAAACgaagaattatggggtaaaaaatcattaagtattCTCAACTATTATTGCAACTAACTTGacatgttaaaatacaactcaataaatagaaaaataaaaattttacatatctatatgaagtattctaaaataacagttaaaacttaactggatatttttaaaagtgatcaggaaaattctgaaatttttagaatacaaatcttgttatGCATAAACTTGACGAttcaaatataataacttctgaacgacGTCAATTTGAAGAATGAGGTAGGTCATTGTTAATTATAATTCAGCAAAAAATACATATTAGTATTTGcatatttcagtatttaggccttcTACTTCTTGTTGAAAATTCTTTGAAAATGCTCATAGTGCATGGTTTAATAACAGCTTATCTGAAAAAAAGTACGTTTTAAATATGAGAGCATtaggatacaaatcaatgccaggTAATGCAcaaggtatattatatatataaatatatatatgaacaCAAATTATAGCTGTAGCATTAACAAACAAGATAATTTGTGTtcgaatatataaatatatgcatacatatataaatttaatcGAGCTGGCTTTTGATATCTTTATTAAGCAAGTAACATATAAGCAGGCGATACATAATTTTGAAACCCGTAAAAAGTACAGGTAcgatttattttgtggaaatcgacttgaaacaaaaaagggtaaacatacaattaataaatttgcGGATTTGACAAATCGATGGTCCTTTTCGTGAGATTTCTAAAAATCAATTCTTTTGTAGAAAATCTTAGAAAAAAACTTGTGTTACTATGGGTGAGTTTAAGAAAgattttgaagaaaattaagTACTCAAGAAGAATTGATAATTGGTTAGCCTTTTTCGAAGGAAcggtagcttagtggttataactctagCATTTTGTGCAGGAGAACGGGTTTGGATTATCCTTGGCGCAGTGAGAGGAAGTGGGGAGAAGGAACACTGCCTgagctgttggatgttgcagggtgttgtctggtagagcgcggaCCATAATTGGGTAGTATAATAGCTTAAAATGATCATTAAATACTCTGGGACTTCCTATCTATGCTatggtccctcctggaaataatggaCAGGGATATACATCCTTCGATATTTTTGAGGCTAGCCATATAGATAATGTGATGGGACATTTCTAATCAAAGTAGAATTATCTCCCtaaatgtgtaaaaattttGTGCAAAAGAAGTTTTCTAGGGTAACTATGTGGCTGACTCTATGGTAGTTAAAATGGTAATTTTATCCTAGCCAAGTAGTTAATGTTATGGTAGTTTTATTGTTATGTGACGCTGCTTCctctttttatgctagctaagtCTTAAATCAGCTAGCTACATGCTACCTAAGTTTCATTAGTATTCCAGCTCAGTCAGGTGTTTTAGGCTAGCTATCTTTAGGTGTGGGTAAGAATGAGGATCGGTTCATTACATGTGAATAACATAGTGATACACTGGCTAACATATCCTTTTTAGTTTCTAAAAAATGATATTCCGTCCATTGCGACCAGAGCGATATGAGTGACTTGGTTTCAACTAAAACGGCACAAATAAAGTTGTGTCGATCAAATCAGCATGCATTAGGCTGTTTCGACCAACAAGATGTTCACGGAATTGtagaaatgaccataaaaaagTTGGGCAGTATGTGTCAAAAAATAGCTTTGCTACCTTCGCTTGCTCCGCAAAACTCGCGACTATCGCATATGAAACCCTTCTACACGGCTACTAAGCACTAGACagaaaatactgttttttcatgTTCCTAGTTTCAGGCAACAGTCATTTCGGTAGCGCAAGTTCGAATAACGCTCCTGCCAATTAATCTTTCATGTCAGGAAATGTCGTCGCACAAACGTTCTCAGTTAGGctgaaaaattttattatgtGTTTAAATATACGGATGCAATATTATCAGCAAGTAAACGACCTACCGTGTTGAACTTTACCTAAACTACACTCGTTTTAATTTGATGCTTTGGTTTTCTTTCACCACTGCTGATTATAAAAAGACGATTTTGAAAGTCCTTCAACCTTTCCTAGACACATTATATATTATACCTTTCCTTAAGTGGTAGCGAAAAAATCCATTTCATTTATCCTGCTTTCAAGCTGGAGTACTTATCTTTCACAATGACAATTATTGGAATGTTTCCATGTAATTACTTTATGGCACCCTTTCTTGCACCGCCATTTTTTCACACATCACAATTTACAAAATTGCTGTTTTGCCCAATTGTTTCTTCGTGGCGCGATAATTATTCTATACAATtgcgccaatcaggtttcatatcgaATTAACCCCCTCCAGGAAATGTTGGTCTTGTTCTCTCGAAATAGAGATGGACAATAGGCGCTGGAAACAAAGTTGCCCTcctgttattttttatgaatatttctacttttttctaaaatttaatatgAAACCATTGGATatagcataatttttttgctcCTGCATCTAAATCTTGCTTCGTACAGATTTCGTGCATTTCACAACCCTAATAAGTTCAAAATATTTCTCTTGGTCGTATCCCAAATAACGCGGACATTCGCTAAGTTGTACTAGTTCTTCAGGTCCCTTTAGGAAAAAGACCTAGAACAACAATCTCATAACAAGTTAAAAACAGTATATCAAATGATTTCGAATTGGAAATCTAATTCttgtaatttttcttaaaatcacACGAGTTCCTGAGAGCTTTCATTCTTCATTTTTAACATGGAGAAAC
Above is a window of Hydractinia symbiolongicarpus strain clone_291-10 chromosome 3, HSymV2.1, whole genome shotgun sequence DNA encoding:
- the LOC130635482 gene encoding angiopoietin-2-like, translated to MKLVFLLTQVVSVLSTVQRQREIREGMIISWLNMKRFPNRILNVPPIESYLTTTKEKCGSLCLNTPFCKSLNMKQEGHVKYRCDLLDKNMFEENCKFEWDEMTSHYAFTSNCTNAYDVCNETSKICIPEDKSSTYTCENKSGVQTNQKKFCDKPSYRHGINVNWKFPYCGVCHHLDGVYILRRSFHENFNRTWNEYKGGFGKFDSDYWIGLEMLHQLTNPSVHLQVFIAGPGLSDQGTTLFFEKFSIASESKNYRISLSSSGDSKMVTNHNGKVFSTFDKGEKQAKAKIFGAGWWYGEIESVNWFTGYWKEYLNVTDPAVTITSLDCIITRYV